Proteins found in one Bremerella volcania genomic segment:
- a CDS encoding P-II family nitrogen regulator — protein sequence MKLIVAVIQPTKLDSVRTALAEMAVERLTVFDAEGYGRQRGQTATFRGIEYQTNLLRKVIVEIAVNDDFLERTLSTLENVARTGQEGNIGDGKIFVLPIEQVVQIGGNEKGPSAV from the coding sequence GTGAAATTGATTGTCGCGGTGATCCAACCGACCAAGCTGGACAGCGTACGCACGGCGCTGGCGGAAATGGCCGTCGAGCGATTGACGGTCTTCGATGCGGAAGGGTACGGCCGGCAACGTGGGCAAACGGCAACCTTCCGTGGTATCGAGTACCAAACGAATTTGCTACGGAAGGTGATCGTCGAGATTGCCGTGAACGACGACTTTCTGGAGCGGACGCTCAGCACCCTCGAGAACGTCGCGCGGACCGGTCAGGAAGGAAACATCGGCGACGGAAAGATCTTCGTTCTGCCAATCGAACAGGTCGTTCAGATTGGCGGCAATG